The region CCATCATGGGCAGGGCGCGCACGAGAGTGATGAGGCCGCCCATCGCGACGGCCCCGGCTCCCAGGTAACGTACGTACCTCGTCCAGATGCGGGCAGGCGCCATGTCTCGAACGAGCTGCTCCATCTCGGGGTAGAGAGGCCTCGTCCAGTCCTGGCCGAGCCACGCGATCGTGGGGATGATGACGAGCCACGCCAGGAGCCCGCCTCCCACCATCACCGCCGCGATTCGCGGGCCGAGGATGTAGCCGACCCCGAGGAGTGCCGGGCTCGTTTCCAGCCCGAGCTCGGCTTTGGGGAGGAGAGGGATCCGCGTCGACACCTCTCCCCTCCAGAGGTTCATCGCCCCTTGGAGCAATCGGTACAGAGCGCCCACCCCAATCCCGAAGAAGACCTCCCTTGCCTTGGCGCCTCCGACCTCGCTCGCCACGAGGACTTCGGCGCAGGCCGTTCCCTCGGGGTACGGCAAGCGACCGTGCTCTCCGCGCATCAGGAACCGGCGCAGCGGCACCATGAACAGAACGCCAAGGAGGCCGCCCGCGAGCGCGATGGCGGTCATCTTCGCCAGACCGGGAACCATTCCCCAAAGGAAGAGCGCGGGAAGCGTGAAGATGATGCCCGAAGCGACGGAAGACGACGCCGAGCCGATCGTCTGGCTCATGTTCGCCTCGAGGATCCGGCTCTGTCCGTCACGCCGACCGCGCCAAAAGGCGAAGGCGAGAACGGTCAAGACCGCCACGGGAATCGAAGTGGAGATCGTCAGGCCCACGCGCAGCCCCAAATAGGCGTTGGCGGCCCCGAAGAGAATTCCGAAGAGAGCTCCGAGAGTGATCGAGCGCGGCGTGATTTCGGGAGGCGATTCGCTGGCGTCGACGTAAGGAGGATAATCTTCCCCAGGAATTTCTTGATAGGCCTCGGGAGGCAGGCCTCTGACCTGCCCAGTTGTTGGCGGTGCGCTCATGGATCACCTTCATTGGCATTCTGGTCGCGAGAAAAAACGACCTCCCCACCGACCAGCACGGTCTCGATGATTGCCAGGCTCGAAACGTCCTCGTTCGGGTCCGCGCCGATCAGAACGAGATCCGCCAGCTTCCCGACTTCGACCGTGCCGCGATCGCCGAGAACGCCGAGCGCGAGCGCCCCGTTTGCCGTCGCGCAGGTCAAAACATCGGTCGGCGTGAGACCGGCCTCGGCCAGCATCTCGAGCTCGCGGTGGAAGGACGGACCCTGGAGTGTTCCGATGTTGCCACCGTTGGAGCCGACCGCGATGGGGATCCCGGCCGCATGCATTCGTCGTACGTTCCCGAGGAGCACGTCACGTGCTGCTCGAGAGGCGCCCCAGTGAATCGAATCGGGTG is a window of Vicinamibacteria bacterium DNA encoding:
- a CDS encoding amidohydrolase family protein — encoded protein: VLDSAVTLSPIEARCGDPQVIATWGDLAEIQNKPAAPDSIHWGASRAARDVLLGNVRRMHAAGIPIAVGSNGGNIGTLQGPSFHRELEMLAEAGLTPTDVLTCATANGALALGVLGDRGTVEVGKLADLVLIGADPNEDVSSLAIIETVLVGGEVVFSRDQNANEGDP